The following coding sequences lie in one Peribacillus frigoritolerans genomic window:
- the fabD gene encoding ACP S-malonyltransferase, protein MGKIAFVFPGQGSQSIGMGHGLFQENERAQQIFRSADEKLDFPLSELIFNGTQQELTVTYNAQPALLTTSYAFVKELEEAGIKPDYTAGHSLGEYTALVASGAISFEDAVYTVRKRGEFMEAAVPNGQGSMAAILGMDREALSEVTSEITATGESVQLANINCPGQIVISGTSEGVKLASVKAKENGAKRALPLEVSGPFHSELMKPAAEKLQGVLDEVSFKQAEIPVISNVTAKPITAPAEIKEKLIEQLYSPVLWEDSVKNLLELGVDTFIEVGPGKVLGGLIKKIDRSVQIHSVSDIDTLTKTIETLKGVQA, encoded by the coding sequence ATGGGTAAAATTGCATTTGTCTTTCCAGGACAAGGATCACAATCAATAGGAATGGGGCATGGCTTATTTCAGGAAAACGAGCGTGCTCAGCAAATTTTTCGATCAGCAGATGAAAAACTTGATTTTCCACTTTCCGAATTGATCTTTAATGGCACACAACAAGAATTAACGGTAACTTATAATGCACAGCCTGCTTTATTGACCACGAGTTATGCTTTTGTCAAGGAACTGGAAGAAGCGGGGATCAAACCCGATTATACAGCCGGGCACAGCTTAGGCGAATATACCGCATTAGTGGCATCTGGCGCAATTTCTTTTGAAGATGCCGTATATACAGTGCGTAAACGTGGTGAATTCATGGAAGCTGCGGTACCGAATGGCCAAGGCTCTATGGCTGCGATATTGGGAATGGACCGTGAAGCTCTATCTGAAGTCACTTCTGAAATTACGGCCACTGGTGAATCCGTTCAATTGGCCAATATTAATTGTCCAGGGCAAATCGTCATTTCAGGAACCTCTGAAGGGGTTAAACTTGCAAGTGTAAAAGCCAAGGAAAATGGGGCTAAACGGGCTCTTCCTCTTGAAGTGAGTGGACCGTTCCATTCGGAATTAATGAAACCGGCAGCAGAAAAGTTACAGGGTGTCCTCGATGAAGTAAGCTTCAAACAGGCAGAAATTCCTGTCATTTCAAACGTAACTGCTAAGCCCATTACAGCACCTGCTGAAATTAAAGAAAAATTAATCGAACAGCTGTATTCACCGGTCCTTTGGGAAGACAGCGTGAAAAATCTGCTTGAATTGGGCGTGGATACGTTCATCGAGGTGGGCCCTGGGAAAGTATTGGGCGGTTTGATAAAGAAAATCGATCGTTCCGTTCAAATTCATTCGGTTTCCGATATAGATACTTTAACTAAAACAATTGAAACATTGAAGGGGGTACAAGCATGA
- the recG gene encoding ATP-dependent DNA helicase RecG, with translation MNPALQEPITAVKGIGAETGAALGEMEIHTVADLLEHLPYRYEDYRLRDLETVEHDERVTIEGKVHTVPTLGYFGKKKSRLTIKVLTGRYLINVIFFNQPYLKPKLAIGETVTVTGKWDRHRQTITGSECHVGDRSREKEFEPVYSVKGSITVKGLRRFISNAFSEYGAMIEENLPPQLLSAYKLMPRNDALRTMHFPQSANEVKKARRRFVYEEFLLFQLKMQALRKVQREQSKGIGQEFDMEQLEAFVGTLPFPLTNAQNRVVEEIMNDMKSPYRMNRLLQGDVGSGKTVVAAICLKATITAGFQGALMVPTEILAEQHTQSLKAMLEPSGVKVALLTSSVKGKKRKELLQMLESGELDLLIGTHALIQDEVNFRNLGLVITDEQHRFGVEQRRILREKGTNPDVLFMTATPIPRTLAITVFGEMDVSTIDEMPAGRKAIETYWAKLQMLDRILTFVEKELKKGRQAYVICPLIEESEKLDSLQNVLDVHAMLTQYFANRYKVGLMHGRLPADEKDEVMQQFSANEAQILVSTTVVEVGVNVPNATVMVIYDAERFGLSQLHQLRGRVGRGSDQSFCILLADPKTEVGKERMKIMTETNDGFALSEKDLELRGPGDFFGKKQSGLPEFKVADMVHDYRTLEVAREDAAKLIASQSFWHSPEYAPLRNYLAGTGVFTGEKLD, from the coding sequence GTGAACCCCGCTTTACAGGAACCCATAACAGCAGTAAAGGGCATTGGGGCCGAAACGGGGGCAGCTTTGGGGGAAATGGAGATCCATACCGTCGCGGATCTCCTTGAGCATCTCCCATATCGCTATGAAGATTACCGATTGAGGGATTTAGAAACGGTCGAGCATGATGAGCGGGTTACCATAGAAGGCAAAGTTCATACGGTGCCTACATTAGGATACTTCGGAAAGAAAAAATCCAGGCTTACGATTAAAGTGTTAACGGGGAGATATTTAATAAATGTGATTTTTTTTAACCAGCCATATCTGAAGCCGAAGCTTGCGATAGGCGAAACCGTAACGGTAACGGGAAAGTGGGATCGTCATCGCCAAACCATTACAGGCTCGGAATGCCACGTTGGCGATCGTAGCCGGGAGAAAGAGTTCGAACCGGTGTACTCAGTGAAGGGCAGCATTACTGTCAAAGGGCTCCGCCGCTTTATCTCCAATGCATTTTCTGAATATGGGGCCATGATAGAAGAAAATCTGCCCCCGCAATTATTGTCGGCATACAAACTGATGCCGCGTAACGACGCTCTTCGTACCATGCATTTCCCTCAATCGGCCAATGAGGTGAAAAAGGCTCGCCGCCGTTTTGTGTATGAAGAATTTTTATTGTTTCAACTTAAAATGCAGGCACTTCGTAAAGTGCAGCGGGAGCAGTCAAAAGGAATTGGCCAGGAGTTTGACATGGAGCAGCTGGAAGCCTTTGTAGGAACTCTCCCTTTTCCTTTGACGAACGCCCAGAATAGGGTCGTCGAGGAAATAATGAATGACATGAAATCTCCCTACAGGATGAATCGCCTGCTTCAAGGTGATGTCGGGTCTGGAAAAACGGTGGTTGCCGCCATATGCCTGAAGGCGACGATTACAGCAGGTTTCCAAGGTGCTCTAATGGTCCCGACGGAAATCTTGGCTGAGCAGCATACTCAATCGCTGAAGGCGATGTTGGAACCGAGTGGAGTGAAGGTCGCATTGTTGACAAGTTCGGTAAAAGGCAAAAAGCGCAAGGAACTATTGCAAATGCTGGAATCCGGCGAGCTAGATCTTTTGATAGGAACACATGCATTGATACAGGATGAAGTGAATTTTCGGAACCTGGGACTTGTCATAACGGACGAACAACATCGTTTCGGAGTGGAGCAGCGCCGGATCCTTCGTGAAAAGGGTACAAATCCAGATGTACTTTTCATGACGGCTACACCGATTCCGCGAACGCTTGCAATTACAGTGTTTGGGGAAATGGACGTCTCGACGATCGATGAAATGCCTGCCGGGCGTAAAGCGATAGAAACCTATTGGGCGAAACTCCAAATGCTTGATCGGATCTTAACATTTGTCGAAAAGGAACTAAAGAAAGGGAGACAGGCTTACGTTATCTGTCCATTGATTGAGGAGTCGGAGAAACTCGATTCTTTACAGAATGTTCTCGATGTTCATGCAATGCTGACTCAATACTTTGCGAACAGGTACAAAGTGGGACTTATGCATGGCCGGCTGCCCGCGGATGAAAAAGACGAAGTGATGCAGCAGTTTAGTGCCAATGAAGCACAAATCCTTGTTTCCACGACGGTTGTCGAGGTTGGGGTGAATGTTCCAAATGCAACGGTAATGGTCATTTATGATGCGGAGCGCTTTGGGCTTTCACAGTTGCATCAGCTGCGCGGAAGGGTTGGACGGGGAAGCGATCAGTCCTTTTGCATCCTGCTGGCTGATCCGAAAACGGAAGTCGGCAAAGAACGGATGAAAATCATGACCGAGACAAACGATGGATTCGCCCTTTCCGAAAAAGATTTGGAACTACGCGGCCCCGGGGACTTCTTCGGTAAAAAACAAAGCGGCCTTCCCGAGTTCAAGGTAGCCGACATGGTCCATGATTACAGGACCCTGGAAGTTGCAAGGGAAGATGCTGCAAAATTGATTGCCTCCCAAAGCTTTTGGCATTCCCCTGAGTATGCACCGCTGCGGAACTATTTAGCGGGAACGGGAGTATTCACGGGAGAAAAGCTGGACTGA
- the fapR gene encoding transcription factor FapR — protein MRRNKKERQQLLIETIKQNPFVTDEELAEKYSVSVQTIRLDRLELSIPELRERIKSVAEKKFSDEIRALPLDEIIGEVIDLNLDDNAISILDINKEHVFKRNGIARGHHLFAQANSLAVAVINDELALTAKASILFTRSVKENERVVAKARVKNVDHTNDRSVVEVRSYVGNELVFKGEFEMYRS, from the coding sequence ATGCGAAGAAATAAGAAGGAACGCCAGCAATTATTAATCGAAACGATTAAACAGAATCCTTTTGTAACGGATGAGGAGCTGGCTGAAAAATATTCGGTGAGCGTCCAGACCATTAGGCTTGACCGTCTTGAATTATCGATACCGGAACTGCGTGAACGTATTAAAAGCGTGGCCGAGAAAAAATTCAGTGACGAAATCAGGGCATTGCCTTTGGATGAAATCATCGGGGAAGTAATTGATCTTAATTTAGATGACAATGCAATTTCGATTTTGGATATAAATAAGGAGCATGTCTTTAAGAGGAATGGAATTGCAAGGGGACATCACCTTTTTGCCCAAGCAAATTCATTGGCTGTAGCAGTCATAAATGATGAATTGGCATTAACTGCGAAAGCATCCATTTTATTTACTCGTTCGGTAAAGGAAAATGAAAGAGTGGTAGCTAAAGCTAGGGTTAAAAACGTGGACCACACCAACGATCGTTCCGTGGTGGAGGTTAGAAGCTACGTGGGTAATGAACTGGTTTTTAAAGGCGAGTTCGAAATGTATCGCTCTTAA
- a CDS encoding DAK2 domain-containing protein has protein sequence MSITSLNGKRFAEMIIQGANHLAANAQMVDALNVFPVPDGDTGTNMNLSMTSGAKEVQNNVQEHIGKVGASLSRGLLMGARGNSGVILSQLFRGFAKAIEHKSEINSEEFAQAFEAGVQTAYKAVMKPVEGTILTVAKDAAKQAVSSAANHIDLIQVMEEIVTEANASLKRTPDLLPVLKEVGVVDSGGQGLVFVYEGFLAELKGEALPSRPANGPSMDDMINAEHHMNVQGHMNTEDIVYGYCTEFMVRLESEKLANESFDEEKFRNDLSEYGDSLLVISDDEVVKVHIHSEQPGTCLNYGQQYGSLIKMKIDNMREQHTAIVGQTNTPLQTKPSTKEKYAVVSVAMGAGISELFKSIGAKSVIEGGQTMNPSTEDIVKAVEEAYADHVIILPNNKNIIMAANQAADVLGDHVTVIPTKTVPQGMAALLAFNPSIDAEENKKAMIEALSHVKTGQITYAVRDTNIDGLAIETGDFMGIAEGTIKVKDKDMTQAAKDLLSDMIDEDSEILTILYGEDATAENVESLVAFCNENYEDVEVEVHNGKQPLYSFIFSIE, from the coding sequence GTGTCAATTACAAGTTTGAACGGAAAGCGCTTTGCAGAAATGATCATTCAAGGTGCCAACCATTTAGCGGCTAATGCCCAAATGGTTGATGCGTTGAATGTTTTCCCTGTTCCAGATGGGGATACAGGAACGAATATGAATTTATCGATGACTTCGGGTGCGAAGGAAGTGCAAAATAACGTCCAGGAACACATCGGGAAAGTGGGTGCGTCACTTTCAAGAGGACTGCTAATGGGCGCACGCGGCAATTCGGGAGTTATCCTTTCGCAACTGTTCCGCGGTTTTGCTAAAGCGATTGAACATAAATCGGAAATCAATAGTGAAGAATTTGCCCAAGCTTTTGAAGCGGGGGTTCAGACAGCTTATAAAGCCGTCATGAAACCTGTTGAAGGAACCATTTTAACGGTTGCAAAAGATGCAGCCAAGCAAGCGGTTTCATCAGCAGCAAATCATATAGACCTTATTCAGGTGATGGAAGAAATCGTTACGGAGGCCAATGCTTCTTTAAAACGCACACCGGATCTTCTTCCAGTCTTAAAAGAAGTGGGAGTCGTTGATAGCGGCGGGCAAGGGTTGGTGTTCGTTTATGAAGGTTTCCTTGCTGAGCTGAAAGGTGAGGCCCTTCCATCCCGACCTGCAAATGGCCCAAGCATGGATGACATGATCAATGCCGAACATCACATGAATGTACAAGGGCATATGAACACGGAAGATATCGTGTATGGCTACTGCACGGAATTCATGGTCCGATTGGAAAGTGAAAAACTTGCCAATGAATCATTTGATGAAGAAAAATTCAGAAATGATTTAAGTGAATACGGAGATTCTTTATTAGTCATCTCAGATGATGAAGTCGTCAAGGTACATATTCACTCTGAACAGCCTGGCACGTGCCTGAATTATGGACAGCAATATGGTAGCTTAATAAAAATGAAAATCGATAATATGCGTGAACAGCATACTGCGATTGTAGGTCAGACGAATACACCGCTTCAAACTAAACCGTCCACCAAAGAGAAGTACGCTGTAGTGTCAGTGGCGATGGGTGCTGGCATCAGCGAATTATTCAAAAGCATCGGTGCTAAGTCCGTCATCGAAGGCGGACAAACGATGAATCCTAGCACGGAAGATATCGTTAAAGCTGTCGAAGAGGCATATGCAGATCATGTGATCATCTTGCCTAACAATAAAAATATCATCATGGCGGCCAATCAGGCTGCAGATGTACTTGGGGATCATGTGACTGTCATCCCAACGAAAACAGTACCACAGGGAATGGCTGCATTGCTGGCTTTCAACCCTTCAATTGATGCTGAAGAGAATAAAAAAGCGATGATCGAAGCCCTTTCGCATGTGAAAACGGGCCAGATTACTTATGCTGTCCGGGATACCAACATTGACGGTCTTGCAATCGAGACCGGGGACTTCATGGGAATTGCTGAAGGCACCATCAAAGTGAAGGATAAAGACATGACCCAAGCGGCAAAAGATCTTCTTTCCGATATGATTGACGAAGATTCAGAAATCCTTACCATTTTATATGGAGAAGATGCCACTGCTGAAAATGTCGAAAGTCTTGTTGCGTTTTGTAATGAGAATTACGAAGACGTTGAAGTTGAAGTGCATAATGGGAAACAACCTTTATATTCTTTCATTTTTTCAATTGAATAA
- the sdaAA gene encoding L-serine ammonia-lyase, iron-sulfur-dependent, subunit alpha: MFRNVAELVELAESKQKKISTLMIEQEMEVTGKSREEIIRQMGVNLDVMEQAVEKGLQGVRSVSGLTGGDAVLLQTYIKSGNSLSGELLLDAVSKAVATNEVNAAMGTICATPTAGSAGVVPGTLFALQNKLKPNREQKIEFLFTAGAFGFVVANNASISGAAGGCQAEVGSASGMAAAAIVEMAGGTPAQSAEAMAITLKNMLGLVCDPVAGLVEVPCVKRNAMGAANAMVAADMALAGITSRIPCDEVIDAMYKIGQTMPSALRETAQGGLAATPTGRELEAKIFGLPLNKK, encoded by the coding sequence ATGTTTCGAAATGTAGCGGAATTAGTAGAATTAGCTGAATCAAAGCAAAAGAAAATTTCAACGCTGATGATAGAACAGGAAATGGAAGTTACGGGAAAAAGCCGTGAAGAAATCATCCGCCAGATGGGGGTCAACCTGGATGTAATGGAACAGGCAGTTGAAAAAGGACTTCAAGGTGTCCGGTCCGTTTCCGGCCTGACGGGAGGGGATGCAGTCCTTCTTCAGACTTACATTAAATCAGGAAATTCCTTATCCGGTGAACTGCTGCTGGATGCGGTAAGCAAAGCGGTGGCAACAAACGAAGTGAACGCAGCCATGGGAACGATTTGTGCGACACCGACTGCCGGATCTGCCGGTGTTGTACCTGGAACACTTTTTGCTTTGCAAAATAAATTAAAGCCGAATCGGGAACAGAAAATTGAGTTCCTATTTACAGCAGGGGCGTTTGGTTTTGTTGTAGCGAATAATGCTTCGATCTCTGGAGCCGCAGGGGGCTGTCAGGCTGAAGTCGGTTCTGCTTCGGGCATGGCGGCGGCAGCCATCGTAGAAATGGCAGGAGGGACACCTGCACAAAGTGCAGAAGCGATGGCAATCACATTAAAGAACATGCTTGGCCTTGTGTGTGACCCTGTTGCTGGGCTTGTGGAGGTGCCTTGTGTAAAGCGTAATGCCATGGGGGCAGCCAATGCTATGGTTGCCGCTGATATGGCGCTAGCGGGGATCACAAGCCGCATACCGTGTGATGAAGTGATTGATGCGATGTACAAAATCGGGCAAACAATGCCATCGGCTCTTAGGGAAACTGCACAAGGAGGTTTAGCGGCAACACCGACTGGACGGGAGTTGGAAGCCAAAATCTTTGGCTTGCCGCTGAATAAGAAGTGA
- a CDS encoding acyl carrier protein, with the protein MADVLERVTKIVVDRLNVEESEVKLEASFKEDLGADSLDVVELVMEFEDEFDMEISDDDAEKIATVGDAVNYIQSTM; encoded by the coding sequence TTGGCAGATGTATTAGAAAGAGTAACTAAAATCGTTGTAGATCGTTTGAACGTAGAAGAATCAGAGGTAAAACTTGAAGCTTCTTTCAAAGAAGATCTTGGTGCCGATTCCCTGGATGTAGTTGAACTAGTCATGGAATTCGAAGACGAGTTTGATATGGAAATTTCGGACGATGACGCTGAAAAAATCGCCACAGTAGGTGATGCTGTGAATTACATACAAAGCACTATGTAA
- the rnc gene encoding ribonuclease III, translated as MRRNGNNRKPSIKDNKFKQLQENLGFHFKDENLLKQAFTHSSYVNEHRRKPYEDNERLEFLGDAVLELTISKYLYQKYPMMSEGELTKLRAAIVCEPSLVAFANSLSYGEYVLLGKGEEMTGGRERPAMLADVFEAYIGALYLDQGLEPVVQFLTNVVFPKIDEGAFSHVMDYKSQLQELIQRDAIGVLQYKILQEKGPAHNREFVSTVSLNGEELGSGIGKSKKEAEQHAAEHALIVLKEKKSTR; from the coding sequence ATGCGTAGGAACGGAAATAATCGTAAACCATCAATCAAGGATAATAAATTTAAACAGTTGCAAGAAAATCTGGGTTTTCATTTTAAAGATGAAAATTTATTGAAACAAGCTTTTACACATTCATCTTATGTGAATGAGCATCGCCGTAAGCCTTATGAAGATAATGAAAGGCTTGAATTCTTGGGGGACGCTGTACTTGAACTGACCATCTCTAAATACTTATATCAAAAATATCCGATGATGAGCGAAGGTGAACTTACCAAACTGAGGGCAGCCATTGTATGTGAGCCTTCACTTGTTGCTTTTGCCAATAGTCTTTCTTACGGGGAATATGTATTGCTCGGAAAAGGGGAAGAAATGACAGGCGGAAGAGAACGCCCTGCCATGCTTGCGGATGTATTCGAAGCCTATATTGGTGCTTTGTACCTTGATCAAGGATTAGAGCCAGTGGTGCAGTTTTTGACTAATGTCGTGTTTCCGAAGATAGACGAGGGTGCTTTTTCTCATGTGATGGATTATAAGAGCCAGCTTCAGGAGCTGATCCAGCGTGATGCCATTGGTGTCCTGCAATATAAGATTTTACAGGAAAAAGGACCTGCTCATAATCGGGAGTTTGTTTCGACCGTCTCCTTGAATGGGGAAGAGCTGGGCTCTGGAATAGGAAAATCCAAAAAAGAAGCGGAGCAGCATGCTGCCGAGCATGCATTGATCGTTTTAAAAGAAAAAAAATCAACAAGATAG
- the plsX gene encoding phosphate acyltransferase PlsX: protein MKITIDAMGGDNAPKAQVLGAMKAVETFSDVEITLIGNESEINQYLAKHGRIKVIHTDEKILSTDEPVRAVRRKKSASMVLAAQQVADGEADACISSGNTGALMAAGLFVVGRIEGIERPALAPTLPTIDGKGFVLLDVGANSDAKPEHLLQFAIMGSVYAQKVRGIEKPRVGLLNIGTEEKKGNELTKHAFTLLQQSSEISFIGNVEARDLLSGPADVVVTDGFTGNMVLKTLEGTAMSVFKMVKTALMSNLKSKLAAAMVKPELKGIKNKMDYSEYGGAGLFGLKAPVIKAHGSSDANAVYNAIRQTRDMVGNDVISTIAETIEKQ from the coding sequence ATGAAGATAACGATAGATGCAATGGGTGGCGATAATGCTCCAAAGGCACAGGTTTTGGGAGCGATGAAAGCTGTCGAGACTTTTTCCGATGTGGAAATCACCTTGATAGGCAATGAATCGGAGATCAACCAATACTTAGCGAAACATGGCCGTATAAAGGTTATACATACTGATGAAAAAATATTAAGCACCGATGAACCTGTTCGTGCGGTTCGCCGCAAGAAAAGCGCCTCGATGGTATTGGCTGCACAGCAAGTGGCTGACGGAGAAGCGGATGCATGCATTTCTTCAGGCAATACGGGGGCGCTAATGGCTGCAGGCTTGTTTGTGGTCGGAAGGATAGAAGGCATTGAACGTCCGGCGTTGGCTCCAACCCTTCCGACAATCGATGGCAAAGGTTTTGTACTACTGGATGTAGGCGCAAACTCCGATGCGAAACCGGAGCATCTCCTTCAATTCGCCATAATGGGGTCTGTTTATGCTCAAAAAGTGCGGGGAATCGAAAAGCCCCGTGTCGGATTACTTAATATCGGAACAGAAGAAAAAAAAGGGAATGAACTGACTAAGCATGCCTTTACATTACTGCAGCAATCATCGGAGATATCCTTTATAGGCAATGTAGAGGCAAGGGACCTCCTAAGCGGGCCGGCAGATGTTGTCGTGACGGACGGCTTCACGGGAAATATGGTGTTAAAGACGCTTGAAGGCACTGCTATGAGTGTATTTAAAATGGTGAAAACGGCCTTGATGAGCAACCTAAAGAGTAAGCTGGCTGCAGCAATGGTAAAGCCTGAACTAAAAGGCATAAAAAATAAAATGGATTACTCGGAGTATGGTGGTGCCGGCCTCTTCGGTTTGAAGGCCCCTGTCATTAAAGCTCATGGTTCTTCAGATGCGAATGCAGTCTATAATGCAATCCGCCAGACTCGCGATATGGTTGGAAATGACGTCATATCGACAATTGCGGAGACGATAGAAAAACAATAA
- the sdaAB gene encoding L-serine ammonia-lyase, iron-sulfur-dependent subunit beta, with protein sequence MKFRSVFDIIGPVMIGPSSSHTAGAARIGRVARNLFDREPKWVHISFYGSFAKTYKGHGTDVAIVGGLLDFDTFDERIKESLEIARKKKMKITFREEEAVPEHPNTAKITVGDDDGELELVGISIGGGKIEIVELNGFKLRLSGHNPAILVVHDDRFGAIANVSNILAKHQINIGQMEVSRKEKGKMALMTIEVDQNLEDHVIAEITALPNITQVARIVD encoded by the coding sequence ATGAAATTTAGAAGTGTATTCGATATAATTGGTCCTGTTATGATCGGCCCCTCTAGTTCCCATACGGCAGGAGCTGCAAGGATCGGCAGGGTTGCCAGGAATTTATTCGACCGGGAACCAAAATGGGTCCATATTTCTTTTTACGGATCATTTGCCAAAACCTATAAAGGCCATGGAACGGATGTAGCCATTGTAGGAGGCTTACTTGATTTTGATACATTTGATGAGAGAATCAAAGAATCGCTGGAAATAGCCCGTAAAAAAAAGATGAAAATTACTTTTCGGGAAGAAGAAGCCGTACCGGAGCATCCCAATACAGCAAAAATAACGGTTGGTGATGATGATGGTGAACTGGAACTTGTCGGAATATCAATAGGCGGGGGAAAAATCGAAATCGTCGAACTGAACGGGTTTAAATTGAGGCTCTCCGGGCACAACCCTGCCATACTCGTCGTTCATGATGATCGATTTGGTGCCATCGCAAATGTTTCAAACATATTAGCCAAGCATCAAATCAATATTGGCCAGATGGAAGTCTCCCGAAAAGAAAAAGGGAAGATGGCCTTGATGACGATTGAAGTGGACCAAAACCTGGAGGATCACGTCATCGCTGAAATTACAGCACTCCCCAACATCACTCAAGTAGCGAGGATTGTGGATTGA
- the fabG gene encoding 3-oxoacyl-[acyl-carrier-protein] reductase, translating into MILEGKKALVTGASRGIGREVALELARQGADVAINYSGSEAKANEVVEEIKALGREAFAVQCDVANSESVTSMIKEVIEQFDRVDILVNNAGITRDNLLMRMKEDEWDSVINTNLKGVFLCTKAVTRQMMKQRSGRIINMASIVGVSGNAGQANYVAAKAGVIGLTKTTAKELASRGITVNAIAPGFISTDMTGELPEDVQKAMLDQIPLARFGDPKDIAAVASFLASDASKYMTGQTLHVDGGMVM; encoded by the coding sequence ATGATCCTCGAAGGTAAAAAAGCACTTGTAACGGGAGCTTCACGAGGTATTGGCAGGGAAGTTGCATTGGAACTTGCCCGTCAGGGAGCAGACGTTGCCATCAACTATTCCGGCAGTGAAGCTAAAGCGAATGAAGTGGTTGAAGAAATCAAGGCATTGGGCCGTGAAGCATTCGCCGTCCAATGCGATGTTGCAAATAGTGAATCGGTGACAAGCATGATCAAAGAGGTCATCGAACAGTTTGACAGAGTGGATATCCTGGTTAATAATGCAGGTATCACACGTGATAACCTATTGATGCGTATGAAAGAAGATGAATGGGATTCTGTTATCAATACGAATCTTAAAGGCGTGTTTCTATGCACAAAGGCGGTTACAAGGCAAATGATGAAGCAGCGCAGCGGCAGGATCATCAATATGGCATCGATCGTCGGCGTCAGCGGAAATGCAGGGCAGGCTAATTATGTAGCGGCTAAAGCTGGCGTGATCGGTTTGACTAAAACCACGGCAAAGGAACTTGCTTCAAGAGGCATTACGGTCAATGCGATTGCCCCAGGTTTCATCTCTACGGATATGACTGGGGAATTGCCTGAAGACGTCCAAAAAGCCATGCTGGACCAAATTCCGCTTGCACGGTTCGGTGACCCTAAAGATATTGCTGCAGTGGCGTCTTTCCTCGCTTCCGATGCCAGCAAATATATGACTGGGCAAACACTTCATGTGGATGGCGGAATGGTCATGTAA